From Saccharomycodes ludwigii strain NBRC 1722 chromosome IV, whole genome shotgun sequence, one genomic window encodes:
- the CYT1 gene encoding ubiquinol--cytochrome-c reductase catalytic subunit CYT1 (similar to Saccharomyces cerevisiae YOR065W | CYT1 | CYTochrome c1): MSFRSVLKQTASIAKNTKVVGSIVAATGLSASAMLYADSLSAEALTAAEHGLHPPHFGWSHNGMFDTFDHASIRRGYQVYREVCASCHSLSRVHWRTMVGVSHTNSEVREFAEEFEYDDEPDDQGNPRKRKGKLSDLMPSPYPNEQAARAGNQGALPPDLSLIVKARHGGADYIFALLTGYPEEPPAGVVLPEGANYNPYFPGGSIAMGRILFDDLVEYEDGTPATTSQMAKDVVTFLNWASEPEHDERKRLGLKTLIILSVLYGLSVAQKRIKWANIKTRKFVFNPPKK, encoded by the coding sequence ATGTCTTTTAGATCTGTTTTGAAGCAAACAGCTTCCATCGCCAAGAATACCAAAGTGGTTGGTTCTATTGTTGCCGCTACTGGTTTAAGTGCTTCCGCTATGCTATACGCCGATAGTTTGTCTGCTGAAGCTTTAACTGCTGCCGAACACGGTTTACATCCTCCACATTTCGGCTGGAGTCATAATGGTATGTTCGATACTTTTGATCATGCTTCTATTAGAAGAGGTTACCAGGTTTATCGTGAAGTTTGTGCCTCTTGTCACTCCTTGAGCAGAGTCCATTGGAGAACAATGGTCGGTGTTTCTCATACCAATTCTGAGGTTAGAGAATTTGCTGAAGAATTCGAATATGATGATGAACCGGATGATCAAGGTAACCcaagaaagagaaagggTAAGTTGAGTGATTTGATGCCAAGCCCATATCCAAATGAGCAAGCTGCTAGAGCTGGTAATCAAGGTGCCTTACCACCCGATTTGTCTTTGATCGTTAAAGCTAGACATGGTGGTGCcgattatatttttgcttTATTGACTGGTTATCCAGAAGAACCTCCAGCTGGTGTCGTTTTGCCAGAAGGTGCCAACTACAATCCATACTTCCCAGGTGGTTCCATTGCAATGGGCAGAATTTTGTTTGATGACTTAGTTGAATATGAAGATGGTACCCCAGCTACCACTTCCCAAATGGCCAAGGATGTTGTTACATTTTTGAACTGGGCTTCTGAACCAGAACACGATGAAAGAAAGAGATTGGGATTAAAGACTTTGATTATTTTGTCCGTTTTGTACGGTTTGAGTGTGGCTCAAAAGAGAATTAAGTGGGCTAATATCAAGACtagaaaatttgttttcaatccaccaaagaaataa
- a CDS encoding uncharacterized protein (similar to Saccharomyces cerevisiae YOR064C | YNG1 | Yeast iNG1 homolog) produces MQTVFECDSDNINHTDNQETIETTIVQSSSSNDIRNQFISTLDHFVCKLIRSLWIIQRLNIESRNDINNKNNTACLKEQQA; encoded by the coding sequence ATGCAAACCGTATTTGAATGTGATAGCGATAATATTAATCATACCGATAATCAGGAAACTATAGAGACTACAATAGTTCAATCCTCATCGTCAAATGATATTAGAAATCAGTTTATCTCTACGTTGGATCATTTTGTATGCAAATTAATTAGGTCTTTATGGATAATTCAGCGTTTGAATATTGAAAGCAGAAATGacattaataacaaaaataataccgCTTGTCTAAAAGAACAACAAGCTTAA
- a CDS encoding uncharacterized protein (similar to Saccharomyces cerevisiae YHR090C | YNG2 | Yeast iNG1 homolog), with protein sequence MGGNNHSNKKKYKPNSVNSLVTHKKYITVSHIADKNNFNKKQINKIIKNTINSSTSREDDDNRLYCICKKPSEGRMIACDNQNCKIEWFHYKCVKISRAPRTQWFCSKKCKDEYKSKKK encoded by the coding sequence ATGGGTGGGAACAATCATTCAAATaagaagaaatataaaCCAAATAGCGTTAATTCGCTAGTTAcccataaaaaatatattactGTCTCCCATATCGCAGATAAGAATAACTTTAATAagaaacaaataaacaagattattaaaaacacaaTAAATTCCAGTACCTCAAGGGAAGACGATGATAACAGGTTGTATTGTATTTGTAAGAAACCTTCGGAGGGTAGAATGATTGCCTGTGATAATcaaaattgtaaaatagAATGGTTTCATTATAAATGTGTAAAAATAAGTAGGGCACCTCGAACACAGTGGTTCTGTTCTAAAAAATGTAAGGATGAATataaatccaaaaaaaagtga
- the RPL3 gene encoding 60S ribosomal protein uL3 (similar to Saccharomyces cerevisiae YOR063W | RPL3 | Ribosomal Protein of the Large subunit), producing the protein MSHRKYEAPRHGHLGFLPRKRAASVRGRVKSFPKDDKSKAVALTSFLGYKAGMSTIVRDLDRPGSKFHKREVVEAVSIVDTPPIVVVGVVGYVETPRGLRSLTTVWAEHLSDEVKRRFYKNWYKSKKKAFTKYAAKYAQQDGAAIDRELARIKKYCSVVRVLVHTQVRKTPLAQKKAHLAEIQINGGSIEDKVNWAKEHFEKTVSIDSVFEQNEMIDVIAVTKGHGFEGVTHRWGTKRLPRKTHRGLRKVACIGAWHPAHVMWSVARAGQRGYHHRTSVNHKVYRIGKGDDEANASTNFDRTKKAITPLGGFVHYGNVNNDYVMLKGCIPGSKKRVVTLRKSLYTHTSRKALEEVTLKWIDTASKFGKGRFQTPAEKHAFLGTLKKDLE; encoded by the coding sequence ATGTCTCACAGAAAGTACGAAGCTCCACGTCACGGTCATTTAGGTTTCTTGCCAAGAAAGAGAGCTGCCTCTGTTAGAGGTAGAGTTAAATCTTTCCCAAAGGATGACAAAAGCAAGGCTGTTGCCTTAACCTCTTTCTTGGGTTACAAGGCTGGTATGTCTACTATTGTCAGAGATTTGGACAGACCAGGTTCCAAGTTCCACAAGAGAGAAGTTGTTGAAGCTGTCTCTATTGTTGATACTCCAccaattgttgttgtcgGTGTTGTTGGTTACGTTGAAACCCCAAGAGGTTTGAGATCTTTGACCACTGTTTGGGCTGAACATTTGTCTGACGAAGTCAAGAGAAGATTCTACAAGAACTGGTACAAGTCTAAGAAGAAGGCTTTCACCAAGTATGCTGCCAAATACGCCCAACAAGATGGTGCTGCTATTGACAGAGAATTAGCTAGAATCAAGAAGTACTGTTCTGTTGTTAGAGTTTTGGTCCACACACAAGTTAGAAAGACTCCTTTGGCTCAAAAGAAAGCTCATTTGGCTGAAATTCAAATTAACGGTGGTTCTATTGAAGACAAGGTAAACTGGGCTAAGGAACACTTTGAAAAGACTGTTTCCATTGACTCCGTTTTTGAACAAAACGAAATGATTGATGTTATTGCTGTCACCAAGGGTCACGGTTTCGAAGGTGTTACCCACAGATGGGGTACCAAGAGATTACCAAGAAAGACCCATAGAGGTTTGAGAAAGGTTGCTTGTATTGGTGCTTGGCATCCAGCCCACGTTATGTGGTCTGTTGCTAGAGCTGGTCAAAGAGGTTACCACCACAGAACTTCTGTTAACCACAAAGTTTACAGAATCGGTAAGGGTGATGACGAAGCCAACGCTTCTACCAACTTTGACAGAACCAAGAAGGCTATTACTCCATTAGGTGGTTTCGTTCATTACGGTAACGTTAACAACGATTATGTCATGCTTAAGGGTTGTATTCCAGGTTCCAAGAAGAGAGTTGTCACTTTGAGAAAGTCTTTGTACACTCATACTTCTAGAAAGGCTTTGGAAGAAGTTACCTTGAAATGGATTGATACTGCTTCTAAATTTGGTAAGGGTAGATTCCAAACACCAGCTGAAAAGCATGCCTTTTTGGGtactttgaaaaaagacTTGGAATAA